A window of the Lolium perenne isolate Kyuss_39 chromosome 7, Kyuss_2.0, whole genome shotgun sequence genome harbors these coding sequences:
- the LOC127316834 gene encoding potassium transporter 26 yields the protein MEHQPPADDVVVQMSAAAVAAIDERSSTNEDDDAGDGDVCRARRTFSHSYKMEHRKPLDFTWLQIGVLSYQSLGIVYGDLGTSPLYVYSSVKLPNPGEHDFLGLLSLILWTLTLIGLIKYTFIVLRADDHGEGGTFALYSLLRQHVNFKGSMPMPVTRLVSDINLKFHSKKSKLPSKMRDFLEKSTLAQAIITYMVLCATSMVMGDGALTPAISVLSAVQGIQTRSDRITQEHVVILSVIILIILFVCERFGTSKVSFAFSPIMLLWFVFVAFIGLYNIIKYYPSVLKAWNPIYIITFFSRNKKAAWEELGAVVLCITGAEAMFADLGHFNKSSIQLAYSAIVYPSMILAYAGQAAFLIKNPSMLSTTFYSSTPEPLFWPMFIIATLAAIVASQSLISASFSIIRQSIALGCFPRVTMKHTSEKYEGQVYSPEVNYFLMIVCILITIGFEGGPQIGQAFGTVVIFVMLFTTALMSVNMVIVWQWHILLVALCCGVFISIEGIYMTSLLYKVLQGGWVPFVITAFFLSITTSWTYGRRKKNEYEAANLVDRQEFLQIVMMSSKVPGICIFCTDLMNGIPPIVRHYVRHTGSIREVTVFVTVRILPVTFVLPEERFLVDKLDHVGVYRCILQYGYMDKHNIDDDDFVVLVVASLKEIAENNDETLLLDSAFTNGTTFVFGRTILKMGTGRNRFKRFVINNLYRFLQKNFRSNMSSLKIAPGKTLQVGMHYEI from the exons ATGGAGCACCAGCCGCCGGCCGACGACGTCGTGGTCCAGAtgagcgccgccgccgtcgcggccATCGACGAGAGGAGCTCCACGAACGAAGACGATGACGCCGGCGACGGGGACGTCTGCCGCGCGCGCCGCACCTTCAGCCACTCCTACAAGATGGAGCACCGCAAGCCCCTG GACTTCACGTGGCTGCAGATAGGGGTGCTGAGCTACCAGTCGCTGGGCATCGTGTACGGCGACCTCGGCACGTCGCCGCTTTACGTGTACTCGTCCGTCAAGCTGCCGAACCCGGGGGAGCACGACTTCCTCGGCCTCCTCAGCCTCATCCTCTGGACGCTCACCCTGATCGGCCTCATCAAGTACACGTTCATCGTCCTCCGGGCCGACGATCACGGAGAAG GTGGCACCTTTGCCCTGTACTCGCTTTTGCGGCAGCATGTGAATTTCAAGGGAAGCATGCCAATGCCAGTCACACGGTTGGTATCTGACATTAATCTGAAGTTCCACAGTAAGAAGAGTAAACTACCATCTAAGATGCGGGACTTCTTGGAAAAAAGCACACTAGCACAGGCAATCATCACCTATATGGTCCTGTGTGCGACTTCCATGGTGATGGGTGATGGTGCTCTCACTCCAGCCATCTCAG TTCTGTCAGCTGTTCAAGGTATCCAAACAAGATCTGATCGCATAACACAAG AGCATGTTGTCATTCTAAGCGTGATCATCTTGATCATTCTGTTTGTTTGTGAGAGATTTGGGACGAGCAAAGTCAGCTTCGCCTTCTCTCCTATTATGCTCTTATGGTTTGTATTTGTTGCATTCATTGGACTGTACAATATCATCAAGTATTATCCATCCGTTCTGAAAGCCTGGAATCCAATATACATAATAACCTTCTTCTCGAGAAACAAAAAGGCAGCCTGGGAGGAACTTGGAGCAGTGGTTCTATGCATAACAG GTGCTGAAGCTATGTTTGCTGATTTGGGTCATTTCAATAAATCATCGATTCAG CTGGCATATTCAGCAATAGTTTATCCATCAATGATCCTTGCATATGCTGGCCAGGCAGCATTTTTGATCAAGAACCCTTCTATGCTGAGCACAACGTTTTACAGTAGCACTCCAGAACCTTTATTCTGGCCCATGTTTATCATAGCTACTTTAGCTGCTATTGTTGCCAGCCAGTCATTAATATCAGCCAGTTTCTCCATCATTCGGCAATCAATTGCACTAGGCTGTTTTCCGAGGGTTACCATGAAGCAtacctcagaaaaatatgaaggtCAAGTATACTCTCCAGAGGTCAACTACTTCTTGATGATCGTGTGCATCTTGATTACTATTGGCTTTGAAGGGGGGCCACAGATTGGGCAAGCCTTTG GAACTGTGGTGATATTTGTTATGCTTTTTACAACAGCCCTGATGTCAGTTAACATGGTTATAGTCTGGCAGTGGCATATTCTACTAGTTGCTCTGTGTTGTGGTGTCTTCATTTCCATCGAAGGCATTTACATGACCTCACTTCTATACAAGGTCTTACAAGGCGGATGGGTTCCATTTGTAATTACAGCATTTTTCCTTTCAATAACAACTTCATGGACTTATGGGAGACGCAAGAAAAATGAATATGAAGCCGCCAACTTGGTGGATAGGCAGGAATTCCTCCAAATAGTAATGATGAGCAGCAAGGTACCTGGGATATGCATCTTTTGCACTGACTTAATGAATGGCATTCCACCAATTGTGCGCCACTATGTCCGGCATACGGGCTCCATCCGTGAAGTTACGGTGTTTGTCACCGTGAGGATTCTTCCAGTGACATTCGTCCTTCCTGAAGAGCGCTTCCTCGTAGACAAACTGGATCATGTCGGTGTTTACAGGTGCATACTCCAATATGGCTACATGGACAAGCACAACATCGATGATGACGATTTTGTTGTATTAGTTGTTGCCTCTCTGAAGGAAATTGCTGAGAATAATGATGAGACCTTACTGCTGGATTCGGCTTTCACAAATGGAACAACCTTTGTGTTTGGTAGGACTATTCTAAAGATGGGAACCGGACGAAACCGTTTCAAGCGCTTCGTTATCAATAACCTTTACAGGTTCCTGCAAAAGAACTTCAGGTCCAACATGTCCAGCCTAAAGATAGCTCCTGGCAAAACCTTACAGGTTGGAATGCATTATGAGATTTGA
- the LOC127316835 gene encoding uncharacterized protein produces MAPSRRETTVEAPWSRLEGQVVLVTGASSGIGREFCLDLAGAGCRVVAAARRADRLLSLCDEINASASAAGAGPRAVPVELDVAAGGSAVDAAVQRAWDAFGRIDVLVNNAGLRGGVHSPLDWPEDEWDKLIKTNLTGLWLVAKHVCRRMRDAKIKGSVINISSVSGLNRGNLPGSIGYASSKSAVHSVTKLMALELGAHGIRVNSIAPGIFQSEITAPLLQKRWLKTVVSKIVPLKVNGTTDPALTSLVRYLIHQTSSYVTGNIFVVDSGASLPGVPIFSSL; encoded by the exons ATGGCGCCGTCGCGGCGGGAGACGACGGTGGAAGCGCCGTGGAGCAGGCTGGAGGGGCAGGTGGTGCTGGTGACGGGCGCATCCTCCGGCATCGGCCGCGAATTCTGCCTCGACCTGGCGggcgccggctgccgggtcgtcgccGCCGCGCGCCGCGCCGACCGCCTCCTCTCGCTCTGTGATGAGATCAACGCGTCTGCCTCGGCGGCCGGCGCAGGACCCCGGGCGGTGCCTGTTGAGCTCGATGTCGCCGCCGGAGGGTCCGCTGTCGACGCGGCAGTGCAGAGGGCCTGGGACGCCTTCGGCCGCATCGACGTCCTGGTCAACAACGCTGGCCTCCGAG GAGGTGTTCACTCGCCACTGGATTGGCCTGAGGATGAGTGGGATAAACTCATCAAGACGAACCTTACAGGATTATGGCTGGTCGCCAAGCATGTATGTAGACGCATGCGGGATGCCAAGATAAAGGGTTCAGTAATTAACATTTCCTCTGTTTCGGGTTTGAACCGTGGCAATCTGCCTGGCTCCATTGGATACGCATCGTCCAAGTCGGCTGTGCATTCCGTCACAAAG CTCATGGCTTTGGAACTGGGAGCGCATGGAATTCGAGTGAACTCCATTGCGCCTGGAATCTTCCAGTCAGAGATAACTGCTCCTCTGTTGCAAAAGAGATGGTTGAAAACAGTCGTTTCAAAGATCGTGCCACTTAAGGTCAATGGCACTACTGATCCAGCATTGACATCGCTGGTTCGTTATCTCATCCATCAAACGTCGTCATATGTAACTGGCAACATCTTCGTTGTAGATTCAGGTGCTTCCTTACCTGGTGTTCCAATATTCTCTTCTCTGTAA